From the genome of Buteo buteo chromosome 4, bButBut1.hap1.1, whole genome shotgun sequence:
GCCGCCTCTTCCACAGCAGCCTGGAGCCCACGCAGGAGCAGGTGGAACTCTTCGGGCCGCTGACGCTGGAGCAGGTCCGCTTCCCCGCCACCGACGCCATCCCCAACGAGAAGCAACGTTTCTACACCCACCAGCTCCTGGACGTGCTGGACCGCGGGCTCATCCTGGAGCTGCAGGGCCAGGACATCTACGCCATCCGCCTCTGCCAGTGCAAGGTCTTCTGGACGGGGCCCTGCGCCACCCACTGCGGCGGCCCCAACCCCATCGAGAGGGAGAAGAAGACCAAGCTCTTCAGCCTGGAGGGGTTTCTCAACGGTGAGAGGAGAATGGGGTTGTCCCCCCATGCCCTTTGAGGACACGGCGTGGGACAGAGGGACCAAGTTGGGATGGGGGGACACCAGCTGGTACATGGGGACCTGATGGCGTGGAGGGACCGAGCTGGGATGGGGAGATATGGTGGCATGGGGCGACACCACCCAGCACAAGGCGACCAGCTGGGATGGTGGTGGGACAGGCTGGCGCGAggccccatcctgcccctcACCGTGGCGTCCGGCCCCACAGGCCTCATCCTGTTCCAGAAGGGCCagaccaccaccccaccccccttcGAGATCTTCTTCTGCTTCGGCGAGGAGTGGCCGGACCAGAAGCCCAAGGAGAAAAAGCTCATCACGGTGCAGGTGAGGGGACAAAGgctcccagggatggggacaccccTGGGCTGTCCCCCAGGTCAGGACGCTGCCCGCAGGACACGGGTGGGCGTCCCCGCGCCGTGCCGGCTGACGCAGCGAGGGACTCTTGCAGGTGGTGCCGGTGGCGGcgcggctgctgctggagatgtTCTCGGGAGAGCTGTCCTGGTCGGCCGACAGCATCCCCCTGCAGATCTCCCACCCCGACCTCAAGGACAAGATGGTGGAACAGTTCAAGGAGCTTCACCAGCTCTGGCAGAACCAGCAACGGCTGCCACCGGCGCAACCAGAGCCCGGCCCTGCCGCCGGACCCTGGGTGCTGCCGCccggctccctgccccagtgaCGGGGGGACgcggggctggggtggggggatgcaGGGGCCACCCACCGCAGCGCCCGTTGGGGTGGCGTTTCCCACGCTGTCACCCCGTGGCTGTCCAGCTGCGTCCACCCATCCCTCCAGAGCTGCCGGTGACAAGCATCCACTGGGTCCCATGATCACGTCCTGGCCCTGATCACTCATCCCAGGAGAAGCTGGACAcccccccttctccctgggGCCACCCAGGATGCGAAATGGCAGTTTTGGGgtgaaacagcaagaaaatgggCCACACTGGACTCCCAGTGCTGGTGGGGGTGGCTGCACTCCCTGCAGCTCAGGGCACCCCAAGCCAGGCACGGCCCTGAGAGAAAAACCAGGCCGGGACttgggtttttaatttattttttttcagttttttgttgtttttattgttctcGAGATGGCTACACACCCCCGGAGGGAACAGCATGCGCTCTAGCCGTGCCCGCGGGCCCGCGCCGGCCCTCTCCCAGCCCCGTCCCTGCACTCGCTCGAGCCGTCTCCTCCCCACGCGAACTGACcctaaaataaaccaaataaaagcaataaaaaaaaaccaaacaaaaaaaacccaaccaaaaaaaaaccaacccaaaaaaccaaactaaaaaagaagaagaaaaaaaatagaatatatatatttaaacagtCTGTCCCGCCTGCATCTGCTCCGGGAGGTCACCACCAGGCAGGACACAGCGGGCTCGGGGAGGGCAGAGCCTGCAG
Proteins encoded in this window:
- the IRF5 gene encoding interferon regulatory factor 5 isoform X2 — protein: MNPPPRRVRLKPWLVAQVSSRRYPGLQWLDPERRRFAIPWHHATRHPPGPQDHDTIFKAWAQETGKFTEGVDEPDPAKWKANLRCALNKSREFRLLFDGTKATPLQPYKVYELCEGPADGADGVAEDDYGCGVEEDVSQLQKMTSLSISVTDLEIKFQYRGRQVCVLTISNPHGCRLFHSSLEPTQEQVELFGPLTLEQVRFPATDAIPNEKQRFYTHQLLDVLDRGLILELQGQDIYAIRLCQCKVFWTGPCATHCGGPNPIEREKKTKLFSLEGFLNGLILFQKGQTTTPPPFEIFFCFGEEWPDQKPKEKKLITVQVVPVAARLLLEMFSGELSWSADSIPLQISHPDLKDKMVEQFKELHQLWQNQQRLPPAQPEPGPAAGPWVLPPGSLPQ